The following are from one region of the Bacteroidia bacterium genome:
- a CDS encoding glycosyltransferase: MIIIEIILIISLVVYTTWLWKNWLILKHSLLQIQPAEDNSFQPSISVIIPARNEAVSITKCLQSILNQDYSNYEIIVVDDHSTDATRQIAQEIAFCSKHVSFRVLSLSEAEIGKKKALQAGIQAAQGEWIVTTDADCWHQPEWLSTLTLYMQPNVAVVAGPVRIEAGKHFFEQAQALESAALVALGGTLIENQTPIFANGANFAFKKTVFQQVDGYSGIDQIASGDDELLLHRFHKAGFPIRFCWNSQAAVSTLPEKSISQWWQQRRRWVSKSFYYQRVDISLAQITAWITHIGILGFLFYGIFYPKIFPFVFLAWIIILIPDYLIVRLATQFLKNSNLLSAWLPAKLIYLLYVSIIGIWGNLGKKYHWKDRLVK, translated from the coding sequence ATGATTATCATAGAGATAATTCTGATTATTAGTTTGGTGGTTTATACAACTTGGCTTTGGAAAAATTGGCTAATCCTAAAACATTCGTTACTTCAAATCCAGCCAGCCGAAGACAACAGTTTCCAGCCATCAATATCAGTCATTATACCGGCAAGGAACGAGGCAGTTTCAATTACAAAGTGTTTACAAAGTATTTTAAATCAGGATTATAGTAATTATGAGATTATTGTAGTAGATGACCATTCTACAGATGCCACCCGCCAAATAGCTCAAGAAATTGCGTTTTGCAGTAAACACGTTTCTTTTCGGGTACTTTCGCTTTCAGAAGCAGAAATAGGGAAGAAAAAAGCATTACAAGCTGGAATCCAAGCAGCTCAGGGAGAATGGATTGTAACAACAGATGCCGATTGCTGGCATCAACCTGAGTGGTTATCCACATTAACCTTGTATATGCAGCCAAACGTAGCGGTAGTAGCAGGTCCGGTTCGGATTGAAGCGGGGAAGCATTTTTTTGAGCAGGCCCAAGCCTTAGAATCAGCCGCTTTAGTAGCCTTAGGCGGCACCTTGATTGAAAACCAAACTCCCATTTTTGCCAACGGAGCTAATTTCGCATTTAAAAAAACTGTATTTCAGCAAGTTGATGGATATTCCGGCATAGACCAAATTGCCTCCGGCGATGACGAGCTTTTACTGCACCGGTTTCATAAAGCCGGCTTCCCAATCCGCTTTTGCTGGAATTCACAGGCAGCCGTAAGCACTTTACCCGAAAAAAGTATATCCCAATGGTGGCAACAGCGCAGACGTTGGGTATCCAAAAGCTTTTATTATCAGAGAGTTGATATTTCATTAGCTCAAATTACAGCTTGGATAACACACATAGGAATTCTGGGGTTTCTTTTTTACGGGATATTTTATCCTAAGATATTTCCATTTGTCTTTTTAGCATGGATAATTATATTAATCCCGGATTATCTGATAGTTCGCTTGGCAACGCAGTTTTTGAAAAATAGTAACTTACTAAGCGCTTGGTTACCAGCTAAATTAATCTATCTACTATATGTTT
- a CDS encoding HEAT repeat domain-containing protein: MIVVLGLLLGILLAYLSLAVQNTYLAWYIRRQILKNPENTARYLENYYKDWGKKTVFWVLIPLFVMIAFVFITRFGLGRILIPGILSCVVVLALIIYNKSFRDKSRIKTFSFLPKLFKKVGIPLEIVPFFKKFYIEAKPLRGMLVPSMMLLPESEFYDLLKQGVRDIDPNTRLVSLDILVKHFPNKAATFLPDFLRDTNPIVKSEALQHILLLKDKQLSSRLVKETQEDSNPMLKTAAQQAEDKLSGSEAFNVLKNKILQENVDIQSWQEIEKLFLSNDWETLQLFSLLFSEKNKPLIKIYFVSALKKHSPKDAAFALVDFATELKTPESVESLIEFANTSPKLYEYIVQKLAKIPFSTYQPLLNTILLDKEATHFYRKTTLLNIISLHYPLETNEDVKLYISKMFLAYLSDSIEEIKNITFAFFRDCGDETHVNALLSVIKKTKNDSDLDRLFKILAKKMKIHQTDEMFSTLKKRIQDSSETEKDFKHQVIATFMGVKDNNPVQHSEPNAVFCTHCFTRGKKKNVFENNYYIVCRKCNQSQNLISYPKPILGLISQEGKTTISVENIQIQLWDNHNKKAITADIDEIEIGYFEKDTDLEWAASAVITAIQNDVTIPQQFSIKCQPNVQLTENLKRMLEK, encoded by the coding sequence ATGATTGTTGTTTTGGGATTATTGTTGGGAATACTGCTTGCTTATTTGAGTTTGGCAGTTCAGAATACTTATCTTGCTTGGTATATCCGCCGGCAAATCTTGAAAAATCCTGAAAATACAGCTCGCTATCTGGAAAATTATTATAAAGATTGGGGAAAAAAAACAGTTTTTTGGGTGCTGATACCGCTATTTGTTATGATAGCTTTTGTCTTTATAACCAGATTTGGACTTGGAAGAATACTGATACCCGGAATATTATCCTGTGTGGTTGTTTTGGCCTTAATTATATACAATAAAAGTTTTAGAGATAAATCAAGGATAAAAACCTTTAGTTTTCTCCCCAAGTTATTTAAAAAAGTAGGTATTCCACTTGAGATAGTGCCGTTTTTTAAGAAGTTTTATATAGAAGCAAAACCTTTGAGGGGGATGTTGGTTCCATCTATGATGCTGCTACCTGAGAGTGAATTTTATGATTTGCTAAAACAAGGGGTACGTGATATTGACCCTAACACTCGGTTAGTTTCTTTAGATATTCTTGTAAAACATTTTCCGAATAAAGCCGCTACTTTTTTACCTGATTTTTTGCGTGATACAAATCCTATTGTGAAATCAGAAGCATTGCAGCATATTTTATTGTTAAAAGACAAACAACTAAGTAGCCGCTTAGTTAAAGAAACACAAGAAGATTCTAATCCGATGCTAAAAACTGCAGCACAGCAAGCTGAGGATAAACTTTCGGGTTCAGAAGCCTTTAATGTGCTGAAAAACAAAATATTACAGGAAAATGTAGATATACAGAGCTGGCAAGAAATCGAAAAACTCTTTTTGTCAAACGATTGGGAAACACTCCAGTTATTTTCACTTCTTTTTTCAGAAAAAAACAAGCCACTCATTAAGATATATTTTGTCTCTGCCTTGAAAAAACATTCACCGAAAGATGCTGCATTTGCGTTAGTGGATTTTGCTACGGAACTGAAAACACCCGAATCCGTAGAAAGTTTAATAGAATTTGCCAATACATCGCCAAAACTCTATGAATATATCGTTCAGAAATTAGCCAAAATACCGTTTTCAACATACCAACCGCTACTTAATACCATATTGTTAGATAAAGAGGCCACTCATTTTTATCGAAAAACAACACTTTTGAACATAATCAGTCTCCATTATCCTTTAGAAACCAATGAAGATGTTAAATTATACATATCCAAAATGTTTTTGGCATATTTATCTGACTCTATTGAAGAGATTAAAAACATCACTTTCGCTTTTTTTAGAGATTGTGGAGATGAAACCCATGTTAACGCACTGCTATCGGTAATAAAAAAGACAAAAAACGATTCAGACTTAGATAGGTTGTTTAAGATTTTGGCGAAAAAAATGAAGATACATCAAACTGATGAAATGTTTTCAACCCTAAAAAAGAGAATTCAAGATTCAAGTGAAACGGAAAAAGACTTTAAACATCAAGTAATAGCTACTTTTATGGGGGTCAAAGACAATAATCCCGTTCAGCATAGTGAACCAAATGCGGTGTTTTGTACGCATTGCTTTACACGAGGCAAAAAAAAGAATGTATTTGAAAACAATTACTACATTGTTTGCAGAAAATGCAATCAATCCCAAAACTTAATCTCTTATCCTAAGCCCATACTTGGCTTGATAAGCCAAGAAGGAAAAACAACTATTTCGGTAGAAAATATACAGATTCAACTTTGGGATAATCACAACAAAAAAGCCATTACAGCAGATATTGACGAAATAGAAATAGGATATTTTGAAAAAGATACTGACTTAGAATGGGCAGCTTCAGCCGTCATAACAGCAATTCAAAATGACGTTACTATACCCCAACAATTCAGCATCAAATGCCAACCCAATGTACAATTAACGGAAAATCTTAAACGAATGTTAGAAAAGTGA